One window of Papio anubis isolate 15944 chromosome 10, Panubis1.0, whole genome shotgun sequence genomic DNA carries:
- the PJVK gene encoding pejvakin isoform X3: MYVYRLLSITVLMDILLEGLHSHYFKIYELRITPMPKHFSTQSFVKQVGDGGRLVPVPSLSEADKYQPLSLVVKKKRCFLFPRYKFTSTPFTLKDILLGDREISAGISSYQLLNYEDESDVSLYGRRGNHIVNDVGINVAGSDSIAVKASFGIVTKHEVEVSTLLKEITARKINFDHSLIRQSRSSRKAVLCVVMESIRTTRQCSLSVHAGIRGEAMRFHFMDEQNPKGRDKAIVFPAHTTIAFSVFELFIYLDGAFDLCVTSVSKGGFEREETATFALLYRLRNILFERNRRVMDVISRSQLYLDDLFSDYYDKPLSMTDISLKEGTHIRVNLLNHNIPKGPCILCGMGNFKRETVYGCFQCSVDGQKYVRLHAVPCFDIWHKRMK; this comes from the exons atgtatgtatatagattACTATCCATCACTGTTTTAATGGATATCTTATTGGAAGGGCTACATAGtcactatttcaaaatatatgaactCCGCATAACACCTATGCCAAAACATTTCAGCACTCAG AGCTTTGTCAAGCAAGTTGGAGATGGAGGGAGATTAGTTCCTGTTCCAAGCCTCAGTGAAGCTGACAAATATCAACCTCTAAGTCTGGTGGTAAAAAAGAAGCGATGCTTTCTGTTTCCTAGATATAAATTTACTTCAACACCTTTTACACTGAAAGATATTCTCCTAGGAGACAGAGAAATTTCAGCTG GTATTTCATCTTATCAATTACTGAATTATGAAGATGAATCCGATGTTTCACTCTATGGAAGGCGAGGGAACCATATTGTAAATGACGTTGGGATTAATGTTGCTGGATCAGATTCCATTGCAGTGAAAGCTTCGTTTGGTATAGTAACCAAACATGAGGTGGAAGTATCAACACTACTCAAAGAAATTACTGCACG aaaaattaactttgaCCACAGCTTGATACGTCAGTCAAGGAGCAGCAGAAAGGCAGTATTGTGTGTGGTCATGGAGAGCATCCGAACCACACGACAGTGCTCACTGTCTGTGCATGCTGGAATTCGAGGGGAAGCAATGCGG TTTCACTTTATGGATGAACAGAATCCCAAGGGAAGGGACAAAGCTATTGTTTTCCCAGCACATACAACCATAGCTTTCAGTGTTTTTGAACTCTTCATATACCTGGATGGTGCCTTTG acctTTGTGTCACTTCAGTGTCAAAAGGAGGATTTGAAAGGGAAGAAACGGCAACATTTGCACTGCTGTACAGGTTGAGAAATATCCTATTTGAAAGAA ATAGAAGAGTAATGGATGTAATTTCTCGTTCACAGCTTTACTTGGATGATCTTTTTTCTGACTACTATGACAAACCTCTCAGCATGACTGATATTTCACTCAAAGAAGGGACCCATATTCGAGTTAACTTACTTAATCACAACATTCCCAAAGGGCCGTGCATACTCTGTGGAATGGGGAACTTCAAAAGGGAGACAGTTTATGGGTGCTTTCAGTGTTCTGTTGATGGTCAGAAGTATGTGAGACTTCATGCAGTTCCTTGTTTTGATATTTGGCACAAgaggatgaaataa
- the PJVK gene encoding pejvakin isoform X2 has product MESIRTTRQCSLSVHAGIRGEAMRFHFMDEQNPKGRDKAIVFPAHTTIAFSVFELFIYLDGAFDLCVTSVSKGGFEREETATFALLYRLRNILFERNRRVMDVISRSQLYLDDLFSDYYDKPLSMTDISLKEGTHIRVNLLNHNIPKGPCILCGMGNFKRETVYGCFQCSVDGQKYVRLHAVPCFDIWHKRMK; this is encoded by the exons ATGGAGAGCATCCGAACCACACGACAGTGCTCACTGTCTGTGCATGCTGGAATTCGAGGGGAAGCAATGCGG TTTCACTTTATGGATGAACAGAATCCCAAGGGAAGGGACAAAGCTATTGTTTTCCCAGCACATACAACCATAGCTTTCAGTGTTTTTGAACTCTTCATATACCTGGATGGTGCCTTTG acctTTGTGTCACTTCAGTGTCAAAAGGAGGATTTGAAAGGGAAGAAACGGCAACATTTGCACTGCTGTACAGGTTGAGAAATATCCTATTTGAAAGAA ATAGAAGAGTAATGGATGTAATTTCTCGTTCACAGCTTTACTTGGATGATCTTTTTTCTGACTACTATGACAAACCTCTCAGCATGACTGATATTTCACTCAAAGAAGGGACCCATATTCGAGTTAACTTACTTAATCACAACATTCCCAAAGGGCCGTGCATACTCTGTGGAATGGGGAACTTCAAAAGGGAGACAGTTTATGGGTGCTTTCAGTGTTCTGTTGATGGTCAGAAGTATGTGAGACTTCATGCAGTTCCTTGTTTTGATATTTGGCACAAgaggatgaaataa
- the PJVK gene encoding pejvakin isoform X1: protein MFAAATKSFVKQVGDGGRLVPVPSLSEADKYQPLSLVVKKKRCFLFPRYKFTSTPFTLKDILLGDREISAGISSYQLLNYEDESDVSLYGRRGNHIVNDVGINVAGSDSIAVKASFGIVTKHEVEVSTLLKEITARKINFDHSLIRQSRSSRKAVLCVVMESIRTTRQCSLSVHAGIRGEAMRFHFMDEQNPKGRDKAIVFPAHTTIAFSVFELFIYLDGAFDLCVTSVSKGGFEREETATFALLYRLRNILFERNRRVMDVISRSQLYLDDLFSDYYDKPLSMTDISLKEGTHIRVNLLNHNIPKGPCILCGMGNFKRETVYGCFQCSVDGQKYVRLHAVPCFDIWHKRMK from the exons atgtTTGCTGCTGCTACCAAGAGCTTTGTCAAGCAAGTTGGAGATGGAGGGAGATTAGTTCCTGTTCCAAGCCTCAGTGAAGCTGACAAATATCAACCTCTAAGTCTGGTGGTAAAAAAGAAGCGATGCTTTCTGTTTCCTAGATATAAATTTACTTCAACACCTTTTACACTGAAAGATATTCTCCTAGGAGACAGAGAAATTTCAGCTG GTATTTCATCTTATCAATTACTGAATTATGAAGATGAATCCGATGTTTCACTCTATGGAAGGCGAGGGAACCATATTGTAAATGACGTTGGGATTAATGTTGCTGGATCAGATTCCATTGCAGTGAAAGCTTCGTTTGGTATAGTAACCAAACATGAGGTGGAAGTATCAACACTACTCAAAGAAATTACTGCACG aaaaattaactttgaCCACAGCTTGATACGTCAGTCAAGGAGCAGCAGAAAGGCAGTATTGTGTGTGGTCATGGAGAGCATCCGAACCACACGACAGTGCTCACTGTCTGTGCATGCTGGAATTCGAGGGGAAGCAATGCGG TTTCACTTTATGGATGAACAGAATCCCAAGGGAAGGGACAAAGCTATTGTTTTCCCAGCACATACAACCATAGCTTTCAGTGTTTTTGAACTCTTCATATACCTGGATGGTGCCTTTG acctTTGTGTCACTTCAGTGTCAAAAGGAGGATTTGAAAGGGAAGAAACGGCAACATTTGCACTGCTGTACAGGTTGAGAAATATCCTATTTGAAAGAA ATAGAAGAGTAATGGATGTAATTTCTCGTTCACAGCTTTACTTGGATGATCTTTTTTCTGACTACTATGACAAACCTCTCAGCATGACTGATATTTCACTCAAAGAAGGGACCCATATTCGAGTTAACTTACTTAATCACAACATTCCCAAAGGGCCGTGCATACTCTGTGGAATGGGGAACTTCAAAAGGGAGACAGTTTATGGGTGCTTTCAGTGTTCTGTTGATGGTCAGAAGTATGTGAGACTTCATGCAGTTCCTTGTTTTGATATTTGGCACAAgaggatgaaataa